A genome region from Flavobacterium sp. includes the following:
- a CDS encoding LamG domain-containing protein: MKKNKSIFLLSFALASTLFAGCEDSIDKVNSPIPYESIGGYENSDEVAAAHLVSKFSFDGNIADSKNSITDGSATNVTYGTGIKGEAYQGSASSFISYSTVANSVVNLKSISVSMWIKTDPHTGGAQSLFMLPKKTDFWGNIFTLIEGTGPATTMLLKNHIQKDVTPSIPWSGQFIEHGGANVLPNMFGAWKHVVWTYNGTSSTYSIYIDGQKLDIPASISKRYASDPATGGGPYGELANSEVSKFIIGGYQQHLGTPWGNPDGWMLHYTGLMDEFRIYDAALTDNEVVALYKLEKDKR; the protein is encoded by the coding sequence ATGAAAAAAAATAAATCTATTTTCTTGCTTTCTTTTGCCTTAGCATCAACTTTGTTTGCAGGCTGTGAGGATAGCATTGATAAAGTAAACAGTCCAATTCCTTATGAGTCAATTGGAGGTTATGAGAATTCAGATGAAGTTGCTGCAGCGCATTTAGTATCTAAATTTAGTTTTGATGGTAATATTGCCGATTCAAAAAATAGCATAACTGATGGATCTGCAACAAATGTAACTTATGGGACAGGTATAAAAGGAGAAGCTTATCAAGGCTCTGCAAGCTCTTTTATCAGTTATAGCACTGTTGCAAATTCTGTTGTAAACTTAAAAAGTATTTCAGTTTCAATGTGGATTAAAACTGATCCACATACAGGTGGAGCTCAGTCATTGTTTATGCTTCCTAAGAAAACAGATTTCTGGGGAAATATTTTTACACTGATTGAAGGAACAGGACCAGCAACAACAATGTTATTGAAAAACCATATTCAAAAAGATGTTACACCTAGTATTCCTTGGTCAGGACAATTTATTGAGCATGGAGGAGCAAATGTTTTGCCTAATATGTTTGGAGCATGGAAACATGTAGTTTGGACTTACAACGGTACAAGTTCTACTTACAGCATTTATATTGATGGTCAAAAGTTAGATATACCTGCTTCTATCTCAAAAAGATATGCTAGCGATCCTGCAACCGGAGGAGGTCCTTACGGAGAATTAGCAAATTCTGAAGTTTCTAAATTTATCATTGGAGGTTACCAACAGCATTTGGGAACTCCATGGGGGAATCCTGATGGATGGATGTTACATTATACAGGTTTAATGGATGAATTTAGAATTTATGATGCAGCTCTTACAGATAATGAAGTAGTAGCTCTTTATAAATTAGAAAAAGACAAGAGATAA